From Cellulomonas fimi ATCC 484, a single genomic window includes:
- the dapD gene encoding 2,3,4,5-tetrahydropyridine-2,6-dicarboxylate N-succinyltransferase, producing MTARTAWGFGLATIAADGATLDTWYPAPALGEPPADAVAPAELTAAARVDEARGVSVEVVLTVVDLDSPPADTADAYLRLHLLSHRLVAPHGQNLDGVFGVLPNVVWTDRGPCAVEGFELTRARLRAATGVPVTVLGVDKFPRMVDYVVPSGVRVADADRVRLGAHLAAGTTVMHEGFVNFNAGTLGTSMVEGRISSGVVVGDGSDVGGGASIMGTLSGGGKVVVSVGRRSLLGANSGLGIALGDDCVVEAGLYVTAGTKVTLIGWGADGSPDTAAEPRVVKARELAGAHGVLFRRNSLTGGVEAVARAGAGVELNAALHAN from the coding sequence ATGACAGCACGCACGGCCTGGGGCTTCGGCCTGGCCACGATCGCCGCCGACGGCGCCACGCTCGACACCTGGTACCCCGCGCCCGCGCTGGGCGAGCCGCCCGCCGACGCCGTCGCCCCCGCCGAGCTCACGGCCGCCGCACGCGTCGACGAGGCGCGAGGCGTCAGCGTCGAGGTCGTGCTGACCGTGGTGGACCTCGACTCCCCGCCCGCGGACACCGCCGACGCGTACCTGCGCCTGCACCTGCTGTCGCACCGCCTCGTCGCCCCGCACGGCCAGAACCTCGACGGCGTCTTCGGCGTCCTGCCCAACGTCGTGTGGACGGACCGCGGCCCGTGCGCGGTCGAGGGCTTCGAGCTCACCCGTGCCCGGCTGCGCGCCGCGACGGGCGTCCCCGTCACGGTGCTCGGCGTCGACAAGTTCCCGCGCATGGTCGACTACGTCGTCCCGTCCGGGGTGCGGGTGGCCGACGCGGACCGCGTGCGCCTGGGCGCGCACCTCGCGGCCGGCACGACCGTGATGCACGAGGGGTTCGTCAACTTCAACGCCGGCACGCTCGGCACGTCGATGGTCGAGGGCCGCATCTCCTCGGGCGTCGTCGTGGGCGACGGCTCGGACGTCGGCGGCGGCGCGTCGATCATGGGCACGCTGTCCGGCGGCGGGAAGGTCGTCGTGTCCGTCGGCCGGCGCAGCCTGCTCGGCGCGAACTCGGGGCTGGGCATCGCCCTCGGCGACGACTGCGTCGTCGAGGCCGGCCTGTACGTCACCGCGGGCACCAAGGTCACGCTCATCGGCTGGGGCGCCGACGGCAGCCCCGACACGGCCGCCGAGCCCCGCGTGGTCAAGGCGCGCGAGCTCGCAGGCGCGCACGGCGTGCTGTTCCGCCGCAACTCGCTCACCGGCGGTGTCGAGGCGGTCGCCCGCGCAGGCGCCGGGGTCGAGCTCAACGCCGCGCTGCACGCGAACTGA
- a CDS encoding citrate synthase: MSDVVAAPVQLIVDGQSRDLPVVTASEGNDGIVVATLLRDTGLVTVDPGFMNTASCESKITYIDGDAGILRYRGYPIEQLAEHSSFLEVAYLLIHGALPSTSELQAFEERVNRHTLVHEDFRTFMGTFPRNAHPMAVMSSALNALSTFYPESLDPHDPEAVELATVLILAKTRTITSYVHRTSKGEPLLYPDYSRGYVEDFLRMTFAVPYQQYEPDPVVVRALDKLLILHADHEQNCSTSTVRIVGSSNANLYASVAAGINALSGPLHGGANEAVLKMLAEIKANGGDASAFMKRVKDKEPGVRLMGFGHRVYKNYDPRAANVKESADAVLAALGKDDELLDLARGLEEIALNDDYFVSRKLYPNVDFYTGLIYKAMGFSESMFTPLFALGRMPGWIAQWREMMLDPQTKIGRPRQVYTGATERDYVQVADR; encoded by the coding sequence ATGTCGGACGTCGTCGCCGCGCCGGTCCAGCTGATCGTCGACGGGCAGTCCCGGGACCTGCCGGTCGTGACCGCGTCCGAGGGGAACGACGGCATCGTCGTCGCCACGCTGCTGCGCGACACCGGGCTCGTCACGGTCGACCCGGGCTTCATGAACACCGCGTCGTGCGAGTCGAAGATCACCTACATCGACGGCGACGCCGGCATCCTGCGCTACCGCGGCTACCCGATCGAGCAGCTCGCGGAGCACTCCTCGTTCCTCGAGGTCGCGTACCTGCTGATCCACGGCGCGCTGCCGAGCACCAGCGAGCTGCAGGCGTTCGAGGAGCGCGTCAACCGGCACACGCTGGTGCACGAGGACTTCCGGACGTTCATGGGGACGTTCCCGCGCAACGCGCACCCGATGGCGGTCATGTCGTCGGCGCTCAACGCGCTGTCGACGTTCTACCCGGAGTCGCTCGACCCGCACGACCCCGAGGCCGTCGAGCTCGCGACCGTCCTGATCCTGGCGAAGACGCGCACCATCACGTCCTACGTGCACCGCACGTCCAAGGGCGAGCCGCTGCTGTACCCCGACTACTCGCGCGGGTACGTCGAGGACTTCCTGCGCATGACCTTCGCGGTGCCGTACCAGCAGTACGAGCCCGACCCGGTCGTCGTTCGGGCCCTCGACAAGCTGCTCATCCTGCACGCCGACCACGAGCAGAACTGCTCGACGTCGACGGTGCGGATCGTCGGCTCCTCCAACGCCAACCTGTACGCCTCGGTCGCGGCGGGCATCAACGCGCTGTCCGGCCCGCTGCACGGCGGCGCCAACGAGGCCGTGCTCAAGATGCTCGCCGAGATCAAGGCGAACGGCGGCGACGCCTCGGCGTTCATGAAGCGCGTCAAGGACAAGGAGCCCGGCGTCCGCCTCATGGGCTTCGGGCACCGCGTCTACAAGAACTACGACCCGCGCGCGGCGAACGTGAAGGAGAGCGCCGACGCGGTGCTGGCTGCCCTCGGCAAGGACGACGAGCTGCTCGACCTGGCCCGCGGGCTCGAGGAGATCGCGCTCAACGACGACTACTTCGTGTCCCGCAAGCTCTACCCGAACGTGGACTTCTACACGGGCCTCATCTACAAGGCGATGGGCTTCTCGGAGTCGATGTTCACGCCGCTGTTCGCGCTCGGCCGCATGCCCGGCTGGATCGCGCAGTGGCGCGAGATGATGCTCGACCCGCAGACGAAGATCGGCCGCCCGCGCCAGGTGTACACGGGCGCGACCGAGCGCGACTACGTGCAGGTCGCCGACCGCTGA
- the dapC gene encoding succinyldiaminopimelate transaminase, with the protein MGLVTGTLPDFPWDTLTPYAERARAHPDGIVDLSVGTPVDPTPQVVRDALAEAADWPGYPLTHGTPDLRDAVVRWFARRRGVPGLDPRAVLPTVGSKELVALLPSLLGLGAGDVVLHPATAYPTYDVGARLAGATPVPTADPATLLEQRAGDVRLVWLNSPGNPDGSVLGVEELRRVVDAARAAAERDGHPVVVASDECYAELAWDEPWASSGVPSVLDPRVTGGDLTGLLAVYSLSKQSNLAGYRAAFVAGDPALVASLLEVRKHMGMIVPGPVQAVTTAALDDDAHVAEQRERYRRRRGLLRAAFEGAGYAVDRSSAGLYLWVRPEGARQDCWATVGDLAGQGILVAPGEFYGAAAAGHVRVALTVSDERAAVAAARLAGA; encoded by the coding sequence TTGGGCCTGGTCACCGGCACGCTGCCGGACTTCCCCTGGGACACGCTCACGCCCTACGCGGAACGCGCGCGCGCCCACCCGGACGGCATCGTCGACCTGTCGGTCGGCACCCCGGTCGACCCGACGCCGCAGGTGGTGCGTGACGCGCTCGCCGAGGCGGCGGACTGGCCGGGGTACCCGCTGACGCACGGCACGCCGGACCTGCGCGACGCGGTCGTGCGCTGGTTCGCGCGCCGGCGCGGAGTCCCGGGCCTGGACCCGCGGGCGGTGCTCCCGACAGTCGGCTCGAAGGAGCTCGTCGCGCTGCTGCCGTCGCTGCTCGGCCTGGGCGCGGGCGACGTGGTGCTGCACCCGGCGACGGCGTACCCGACCTACGACGTCGGCGCCCGGCTCGCTGGCGCCACGCCGGTCCCGACCGCCGACCCGGCGACGCTGCTCGAGCAGCGCGCGGGGGACGTGCGGCTCGTGTGGCTGAACTCGCCGGGCAACCCGGACGGGTCGGTGCTCGGGGTCGAGGAGCTGCGCCGGGTCGTCGACGCGGCGCGGGCCGCGGCGGAGCGTGACGGGCATCCGGTCGTGGTCGCGTCGGACGAGTGCTACGCGGAGCTCGCGTGGGACGAGCCGTGGGCGTCGTCGGGCGTGCCGAGCGTGCTGGACCCGCGCGTCACGGGCGGCGACCTCACGGGTCTGCTCGCGGTGTACTCGCTGTCCAAGCAGTCGAACCTCGCGGGCTACCGTGCAGCCTTCGTCGCGGGCGACCCCGCCCTGGTGGCGTCGCTGCTCGAGGTCCGCAAGCACATGGGCATGATCGTGCCCGGGCCGGTGCAGGCGGTCACGACCGCGGCGCTGGACGACGACGCGCACGTCGCGGAGCAGCGCGAGCGGTACCGCCGGCGGCGCGGGCTGCTGCGGGCGGCGTTCGAGGGCGCCGGGTACGCGGTCGACCGGTCGTCGGCCGGGCTCTACCTGTGGGTGCGACCGGAGGGGGCGCGGCAGGACTGCTGGGCGACCGTCGGGGACCTCGCCGGGCAGGGCATCCTCGTCGCGCCGGGGGAGTTCTACGGCGCCGCGGCGGCGGGTCACGTGCGCGTGGCGCTCACCGTCTCGGACGAGCGCGCGGCCGTCGCGGCGGCGCGTCTGGCGGGCGCGTGA
- the fdxA gene encoding ferredoxin, with protein sequence MTYVIAEPCVDVKDKACIEECPVDCIYEGKRSLYIHPDECVDCGACEPVCPVEAIYYEDDVPEQWSEYYKANVEFFDDLGSPGGAAKMGEIDKDHPIIATLPLRVHGD encoded by the coding sequence GTGACGTATGTGATCGCCGAGCCTTGTGTGGACGTCAAGGACAAGGCGTGCATCGAGGAATGTCCCGTGGACTGCATCTACGAGGGCAAGCGGTCGCTGTACATCCACCCCGACGAGTGCGTCGACTGCGGGGCGTGCGAGCCGGTGTGCCCGGTCGAGGCGATCTACTACGAGGACGACGTCCCCGAGCAGTGGAGCGAGTACTACAAGGCGAACGTCGAGTTCTTCGACGACCTCGGCTCGCCGGGCGGCGCCGCGAAGATGGGTGAGATCGACAAGGACCACCCGATCATCGCCACGCTGCCGCTGCGCGTGCACGGCGACTGA
- a CDS encoding VanW family protein gives MSDRTDRDTTDRPDAAADETRAVPVVDPAGADTPSDETGTDGADQAPDDATEPGTADPVPGSTGVGEDADAVPATTAEAAGAGTDGDAPADETTAEDAAAGAAIGDDAAAHAVTTADVTTADVTTADVTTADATAADATAADSDTADATAADLGAADATAANVSAADSDTADATAADAAAADTAVADAAGTDAVDATAADVTADDRTAADVPADGAPARDVTADDAPIGAATVDDSSRGDAATDAPTVEDSGADPAADAGAEGRGELAEPHAGSPVDASAAAVTGATASTEDDAVVAEHATTPAEDRSTGAGVPGAADTGSVTPGDAAATPPTARESATPTATATEPTTDATPASASGDRPAGRDLGAERAPDAAATSESSRADDAGAGTSPADAEAPVWPVWGGATSAAPVRTSPPVPTGEATGTPVVASSTPEAGTSAASAARTTETSAPAGPATEPPATPSTPAASAAGPEQTSAAPGTAAPAQALAGAGHPAAEDRSSAATRPTSAEPAPEAPAAPRAAAAAGAPAVPSANAPAGTPAAPPATTPAGAPPALPATAPAAAAPSPATASPTPASSTTQPPAQQAGPPRSAPAQPTASAAGGPASPAAPQPPARTATPTSAGPTGAGAPGPSGAGAPGPTGAGSTGAGAPGPSGASAPGAGHPAAAGAAPGGAAGAVPPTGPAPVRPAGATYPGAAATAAAAAAAGTSSAAVASSAAGASSAATTTPPTRPVTPPTAPAGSGGAVPNPAARPAAGQAPAAPPTSGPRPPAAPPEPARAAGTAAAPAAAGPFSPVGGSRPDPLTPRIASGPVPPQPAEEREPSPLDVFEPEERRRPWLKPLLVVAIVLVVLVGGYVGASYALGDRVPNGATVAGVDIGGLTSQDAVARLEESLADASTEPIPVEAQDVQATIDPAAAGLTFDPQATVDGLTGVRLAEPARLWRHVVGAGETTPVTSVDDAALESAVEGLGSSLVLAPVDGTVVFADGEAHATQAVDGWELDSEGALDVVRRDWLAGERPLELPTTTVEPDITQAETDAALADVATPLASAPVTVAVADRQATLEPDVLTANASLVPTDGDLVLQLNGEALVESVLGQLPDLLTTSEDAHFDLSSGTPVIVPGTPGTTLDPAALATAVAGAAVAPDRTARVELVQSDPSESTAELEALGVKEIVSEFSTPLTAEPRRTRNITNGAANISGTLVRPGETFSLTEALGPVDAAHGYVQAGAIVSGEHVDAWGGGLSQISTTTYNAAHFAGFEDVEHKPHSEWFARYPEGREATIFTGTLDMRWKNNTPYGALVQAWVDGGRVYVRIWGTKYWTVESTTSPRSGVVSPTTVYSQSPTCEPQSAGNPGFSVTVTRKLYLDGELKDTDTNSWRYKPQNKVVCGTAPTPGAAPTP, from the coding sequence ATGAGCGACCGGACCGACCGCGACACGACCGACCGGCCGGACGCCGCCGCCGACGAGACGAGGGCGGTCCCCGTCGTGGACCCGGCCGGCGCCGACACCCCCTCGGACGAGACCGGTACCGACGGCGCCGACCAGGCACCCGACGACGCGACGGAGCCCGGCACCGCCGACCCCGTCCCCGGCTCGACCGGGGTCGGTGAGGACGCCGACGCGGTGCCCGCCACCACGGCTGAGGCTGCCGGTGCGGGGACGGATGGCGACGCTCCTGCGGACGAGACGACCGCCGAGGACGCCGCGGCCGGTGCCGCGATCGGCGACGACGCCGCGGCACATGCCGTGACCACCGCCGACGTGACCACCGCCGACGTGACCACCGCCGACGTGACCACCGCCGACGCGACCGCCGCCGACGCGACCGCCGCCGACTCGGACACCGCCGACGCCACCGCCGCCGACTTGGGCGCCGCTGACGCGACCGCCGCCAACGTGAGCGCCGCTGACTCGGACACCGCCGACGCGACCGCCGCCGACGCCGCTGCCGCTGACACGGCCGTCGCCGACGCCGCTGGAACGGACGCCGTCGACGCGACCGCGGCCGACGTGACCGCCGACGACAGGACCGCTGCCGACGTGCCCGCGGACGGCGCCCCTGCACGCGACGTGACTGCCGACGACGCCCCGATCGGTGCCGCGACGGTCGACGACTCCTCGCGTGGCGACGCCGCGACCGACGCGCCCACCGTCGAGGACTCCGGTGCCGACCCGGCAGCGGACGCGGGTGCCGAGGGCCGTGGCGAGCTCGCCGAGCCGCACGCGGGCTCCCCGGTCGACGCCTCCGCCGCCGCTGTCACCGGTGCCACCGCGTCCACCGAGGACGACGCGGTGGTCGCCGAGCACGCCACGACGCCCGCCGAGGACCGCTCGACGGGTGCCGGCGTGCCAGGCGCCGCGGACACCGGCTCCGTGACGCCGGGCGACGCCGCCGCGACGCCGCCCACCGCACGCGAGAGCGCGACGCCGACTGCGACCGCCACCGAGCCGACCACGGACGCCACGCCCGCGTCGGCCAGCGGTGACCGGCCGGCCGGCCGCGACCTCGGCGCGGAGCGTGCCCCCGACGCCGCTGCGACCTCCGAGTCCTCGCGCGCCGACGACGCTGGTGCGGGCACCTCGCCCGCCGACGCGGAGGCCCCCGTCTGGCCCGTCTGGGGCGGTGCGACCAGCGCCGCTCCCGTGCGCACCTCGCCGCCCGTGCCCACCGGCGAGGCGACCGGGACACCGGTCGTGGCGAGCTCGACTCCCGAAGCCGGGACGTCCGCCGCCTCCGCCGCCCGGACGACGGAGACGTCCGCGCCCGCCGGGCCGGCGACGGAACCGCCCGCGACACCGTCGACGCCCGCTGCCTCCGCGGCCGGCCCGGAGCAGACGAGCGCTGCTCCCGGCACTGCCGCACCGGCGCAGGCGCTCGCAGGAGCCGGGCACCCCGCCGCCGAGGACCGGTCGTCCGCGGCGACCCGCCCGACCAGCGCCGAGCCGGCGCCCGAGGCCCCGGCCGCTCCGCGTGCAGCGGCCGCGGCAGGCGCTCCGGCCGTCCCGTCGGCGAACGCTCCCGCGGGCACTCCGGCCGCGCCCCCGGCGACCACACCCGCGGGCGCCCCGCCCGCGCTCCCGGCGACCGCACCCGCGGCGGCTGCGCCGTCCCCGGCCACGGCCTCGCCGACCCCGGCCTCGTCGACCACGCAGCCCCCGGCCCAGCAGGCCGGGCCGCCCCGTTCGGCACCGGCGCAGCCCACGGCCTCCGCGGCCGGCGGTCCTGCGTCGCCGGCGGCCCCGCAGCCCCCCGCGCGGACCGCGACGCCGACCTCTGCCGGACCGACCGGCGCAGGCGCGCCCGGCCCGAGCGGGGCAGGCGCGCCCGGCCCGACCGGCGCAGGCTCGACCGGCGCAGGCGCGCCCGGCCCGAGCGGCGCGAGCGCGCCGGGCGCGGGGCATCCGGCGGCGGCTGGCGCGGCACCGGGTGGCGCGGCCGGAGCCGTGCCTCCCACGGGCCCCGCGCCGGTGCGGCCCGCGGGAGCGACTTACCCGGGTGCGGCGGCGACGGCTGCCGCAGCCGCCGCGGCAGGGACCTCCTCCGCAGCCGTCGCCTCCTCGGCGGCCGGAGCCTCCTCCGCTGCCACGACGACGCCCCCGACTCGTCCCGTGACCCCGCCGACGGCGCCGGCGGGGTCGGGCGGCGCGGTGCCGAACCCGGCCGCGCGCCCCGCGGCCGGCCAGGCGCCGGCTGCCCCGCCCACCTCGGGTCCGCGGCCTCCCGCGGCACCGCCCGAGCCGGCACGCGCGGCGGGCACCGCGGCGGCACCGGCCGCGGCCGGCCCGTTCTCGCCGGTCGGCGGCAGCCGCCCGGACCCCCTCACGCCGCGGATCGCGTCCGGCCCGGTGCCTCCGCAGCCCGCGGAGGAGCGCGAGCCGTCGCCGCTCGACGTGTTCGAGCCGGAGGAGCGGCGCCGGCCGTGGCTCAAGCCGCTGCTCGTGGTCGCGATCGTGCTGGTCGTGCTGGTCGGCGGGTACGTCGGTGCGTCGTACGCGCTGGGCGACCGCGTGCCGAACGGGGCGACGGTCGCGGGCGTCGACATCGGCGGGCTGACGTCGCAGGACGCCGTCGCACGGCTCGAGGAGTCGCTCGCGGACGCGTCGACGGAGCCGATCCCGGTCGAGGCGCAGGACGTGCAGGCGACGATCGACCCCGCCGCGGCGGGCCTGACGTTCGACCCGCAGGCGACGGTCGACGGGCTCACGGGCGTCCGGCTCGCGGAGCCCGCGCGGCTGTGGCGGCACGTGGTCGGCGCGGGCGAGACGACGCCGGTGACGTCCGTGGACGACGCGGCGCTGGAGTCGGCGGTCGAGGGCCTCGGGTCCTCGCTCGTGCTGGCCCCGGTCGACGGGACGGTCGTCTTCGCGGACGGCGAGGCGCACGCGACGCAGGCCGTCGACGGCTGGGAGCTCGACTCGGAGGGTGCGCTCGACGTGGTCCGGCGGGACTGGCTCGCGGGTGAGCGCCCGCTCGAGCTGCCGACGACCACGGTCGAGCCCGACATCACGCAGGCGGAGACGGACGCGGCGCTCGCGGACGTCGCGACGCCGCTCGCGTCGGCGCCGGTGACGGTCGCGGTCGCCGACCGGCAGGCCACGCTCGAGCCGGACGTGCTGACGGCGAACGCGTCGCTCGTGCCGACGGACGGGGACCTGGTCCTGCAGCTCAACGGCGAGGCGCTCGTCGAGTCGGTGCTGGGCCAGCTGCCGGACCTGCTCACGACGTCGGAGGACGCGCACTTCGACCTGTCGTCGGGGACGCCGGTGATCGTGCCGGGGACGCCGGGGACGACGCTGGACCCGGCCGCGCTGGCGACGGCGGTGGCGGGTGCGGCGGTCGCGCCGGACCGGACGGCCCGCGTCGAGCTGGTGCAGTCCGACCCGAGCGAGTCGACGGCGGAGCTGGAGGCCCTCGGCGTCAAGGAGATCGTGTCGGAGTTCTCGACGCCCCTGACGGCGGAGCCGCGCCGCACACGCAACATCACGAACGGCGCGGCGAACATCAGCGGCACGCTGGTCCGTCCCGGCGAGACGTTCAGCCTCACGGAGGCGCTGGGGCCGGTCGACGCGGCGCATGGCTACGTGCAGGCGGGCGCGATCGTCAGCGGGGAGCACGTCGACGCGTGGGGCGGCGGCCTGTCGCAGATCTCGACGACGACGTACAACGCGGCGCACTTCGCCGGCTTCGAGGACGTCGAGCACAAGCCGCACAGCGAGTGGTTCGCGCGCTACCCGGAGGGCCGTGAGGCGACGATCTTCACGGGCACGCTCGACATGCGCTGGAAGAACAACACGCCGTACGGCGCGCTCGTACAGGCGTGGGTCGACGGCGGGCGGGTGTACGTGCGGATCTGGGGCACGAAGTACTGGACGGTGGAGTCGACGACGAGCCCGCGCTCGGGCGTCGTGTCGCCGACGACGGTGTACTCGCAGTCGCCGACGTGCGAGCCGCAGTCCGCGGGCAACCCGGGCTTCTCGGTCACGGTGACCCGCAAGCTCTACCTCGACGGCGAGCTCAAGGACACCGACACGAACTCGTGGCGGTACAAGCCGCAGAACAAGGTCGTGTGCGGGACCGCGCCGACGCCGGGAGCCGCCCCGACGCCGTGA
- a CDS encoding flavin reductase family protein: MTSAALPADVFRAAVGRLPAGVAVVTLRWRGTDHAATVGSVVSVSLEPPMLLFCVHTDARLRDALDDVDTWAVSVLADDQAPTADWLASAGRPAFDQLARVPHRRSATTDAAWLDGAAAWFDCRTADVHRAGDHDVVVGTVLAAQQGAPDAGGLVHLRGRVRGVR, encoded by the coding sequence GTGACGTCCGCGGCCCTGCCCGCGGACGTGTTCCGTGCCGCCGTCGGCCGCCTGCCCGCAGGTGTGGCCGTCGTGACGCTGCGCTGGCGCGGGACCGACCACGCCGCGACCGTCGGGTCCGTCGTGTCGGTGTCGCTCGAGCCCCCGATGCTCCTGTTCTGCGTGCACACCGACGCGCGTCTGCGCGACGCCCTCGACGACGTCGACACGTGGGCCGTCTCCGTCCTCGCCGACGACCAGGCCCCCACCGCGGACTGGCTCGCGTCCGCGGGCCGGCCCGCGTTCGACCAGCTCGCGCGTGTCCCGCACCGCCGCTCGGCCACGACCGACGCCGCCTGGCTCGACGGCGCCGCCGCCTGGTTCGACTGCCGGACCGCCGACGTCCACCGGGCCGGCGACCACGACGTCGTCGTCGGGACCGTCCTGGCCGCGCAGCAGGGCGCGCCCGACGCCGGGGGACTCGTCCACCTGCGCGGCCGGGTGCGCGGCGTCCGCTGA
- a CDS encoding PIG-L family deacetylase — protein MTPVGGVVAVHAHPDDESLSTGALLATWAHAERPVTVVTCTRGERGEVIGADLAHLEGDGPALAAHREGELARALAALGVRDHVFLDGAAGPRADRYEDSGMAWLGAGLAGSTADVPPRAFVAVPVDVAAARLARVLRDRRPDVVVTYEPAGGYGHPDHVHAHRVTERALELAATAADDDHPAHRVPTVLWAAQREDALRAAYRALAPTADASGAARGDRLLTAPDPGGDLPSVAVPSVDVEVAVPPVRDAVLAALRAHGTQVQAVEAVDGDDALVGRYALSNDVLAPLLPTEGYRLARGTTSTLTGVAGIRPVA, from the coding sequence GTGACGCCGGTCGGCGGGGTCGTCGCGGTGCACGCGCACCCCGACGACGAGAGCCTGTCGACCGGCGCGCTGCTCGCCACCTGGGCCCACGCCGAGCGGCCCGTCACCGTCGTGACCTGCACGCGCGGCGAGCGGGGCGAGGTCATCGGCGCGGACCTGGCGCACCTCGAGGGCGACGGCCCCGCGCTCGCCGCGCACCGGGAGGGTGAGCTCGCGCGCGCGCTCGCGGCGCTCGGCGTGCGCGACCACGTCTTCCTCGACGGAGCGGCGGGCCCTCGTGCCGACCGCTACGAGGACTCCGGCATGGCGTGGCTCGGCGCCGGTCTTGCGGGAAGCACCGCCGACGTGCCGCCCCGCGCGTTCGTCGCGGTGCCCGTCGACGTCGCCGCGGCGCGCCTCGCGCGCGTCCTGCGTGACCGACGCCCGGACGTGGTCGTCACCTACGAGCCCGCCGGCGGGTACGGGCACCCGGACCACGTGCACGCCCACCGCGTCACGGAGCGCGCGCTCGAGCTCGCCGCCACGGCCGCCGACGACGACCACCCGGCGCACCGGGTGCCGACCGTCCTGTGGGCCGCGCAGCGCGAGGACGCCCTGCGCGCGGCGTACCGCGCCCTGGCCCCCACCGCGGACGCCTCCGGTGCGGCACGCGGCGACCGACTGCTCACCGCCCCCGATCCCGGCGGCGACCTGCCGTCCGTCGCGGTCCCCTCCGTCGACGTCGAGGTCGCCGTCCCGCCCGTCCGGGACGCGGTCCTCGCCGCGCTGCGCGCCCACGGGACCCAGGTGCAGGCGGTCGAGGCCGTCGACGGCGACGACGCCCTCGTCGGCCGCTACGCGCTCAGCAACGACGTCCTCGCCCCGCTGCTGCCCACGGAGGGCTACCGGCTCGCGCGCGGCACCACCTCGACCCTGACCGGGGTCGCCGGGATCCGGCCGGTAGCCTGA